From Peptoanaerobacter stomatis, one genomic window encodes:
- the murB gene encoding UDP-N-acetylmuramate dehydrogenase, giving the protein MISKRENIDVKSFIAEKLAPYDLITDYPMKNCTSFHIGGEADFFVRPKSLVHLMDILEIAKSYEYPVFVMGNGSNLLVSDKGIRAIVVQLSDNFSQLTKIDDETVEVESGMSMTSLSKYFLDNSLTGFEFGCGIPGTVGGAVTMNAGAYDSMMSNVVQEVIVLDKDMNIKKLSNEQMQFSYRNSIISKENLVVLSIRIKLKKGDFTEIKEKIDDYTFKRTSKQPLSYYSAGSTFKRPEGYFAGKLIEDSGLKGLVMKNVAVSSMHSGFVINLGNATCSEVLEMLTFIKQVVGNKFHVSLEEEIKIVGEF; this is encoded by the coding sequence ATGATAAGCAAAAGAGAAAATATAGACGTAAAATCTTTTATTGCAGAAAAACTCGCACCTTATGACCTAATAACAGATTATCCTATGAAAAACTGTACATCTTTTCACATAGGCGGAGAAGCAGATTTTTTTGTCAGACCTAAATCTCTCGTCCATCTAATGGATATATTGGAGATTGCAAAAAGCTATGAATATCCTGTTTTTGTTATGGGTAACGGAAGTAATTTATTGGTATCCGACAAAGGTATAAGAGCTATTGTCGTTCAATTATCAGATAATTTTTCACAACTCACTAAAATAGATGATGAAACTGTAGAAGTAGAGTCAGGTATGTCTATGACTTCACTTTCAAAATATTTTTTAGATAATTCGCTTACAGGCTTTGAATTTGGTTGCGGTATTCCAGGCACAGTAGGTGGTGCTGTTACAATGAATGCCGGTGCATATGACTCCATGATGAGCAATGTTGTACAAGAAGTAATAGTCTTGGATAAAGATATGAATATAAAAAAATTGTCCAATGAACAAATGCAATTTTCTTATAGAAATTCAATAATATCAAAGGAAAATTTAGTTGTTTTGAGCATCAGAATAAAACTCAAAAAAGGAGATTTTACTGAAATAAAAGAAAAAATTGACGATTATACATTTAAGCGCACTTCAAAACAACCTCTGTCATATTACTCTGCCGGCTCGACTTTCAAAAGACCGGAGGGATATTTTGCAGGTAAATTGATAGAAGACAGCGGACTTAAAGGACTTGTTATGAAAAATGTCGCCGTGTCATCTATGCACAGCGGTTTTGTAATCAACTTAGGCAATGCCACTTGCAGTGAAGTATTGGAAATGCTAACATTTATAAAACAAGTTGTCGGTAATAAATTCCATGTATCTCTTGAAGAAGAGATAAAAATAGTTGGAGAATTTTAA